The Paenibacillus sp. MBLB1832 genome has a window encoding:
- a CDS encoding cold-inducible protein YdjO-related protein has translation MSTTTSIVTEEQKPEVEQIEIWKCKGTECKAWVRKEFVTEAVPTCPLCKNAMVRSYKHVPVTAKKGNKKFLVGKKRF, from the coding sequence ATGTCTACAACAACGAGTATTGTAACGGAAGAACAAAAACCGGAAGTTGAACAGATCGAGATTTGGAAATGTAAAGGAACAGAGTGTAAAGCATGGGTTCGCAAGGAATTTGTGACGGAAGCTGTACCCACATGCCCCCTTTGCAAAAATGCGATGGTACGCAGCTATAAGCATGTCCCTGTAACGGCGAAAAAAGGGAATAAGAAATTCCTAGTTGGGAAAAAAAGATTCTAA
- a CDS encoding MFS transporter: MTNLLREWKLQLQGYSRNIKLFFWFNFVWNMGISMFGLVYNLYVRSLGYEQTTVGHMVGMTSLAAAIILIPAGIMNDRFGPKRVISFGLIFTIAALIARSLIEVEHGMLIAAFLGGMALAVVSATILPFMANNSSPQQRVHLFSLNMALVMLANVIGIALGGVLCDFFQYVIGFGEIHSLRYTLLLGIAIAALGVIPMSLFEKSEQEAAPTNRRESVNWKVTWRENRTSIQVIAIFCLLGLLSSLGGGMIVPYLNVYFEDRFEASKSAIGIVVALGQAATGVAFLIGPMIAKRFGEVKSVVYLQLSSIPFLLITALSANFYLSSGGYLFRQALMNAANPFYNSIKMSYVHRSLRGLASSSGEAVFNLGWFLAAPVSTGLVFRYGSYFGYAYAFCITAVVYSVISFLFYFFFGKQRFKTLE, translated from the coding sequence ATGACGAATTTACTACGTGAATGGAAGCTGCAACTCCAAGGCTACAGCCGCAATATTAAGCTTTTCTTCTGGTTCAATTTCGTTTGGAACATGGGCATTAGTATGTTCGGACTCGTATACAACTTATACGTGCGAAGTTTAGGGTATGAACAAACGACAGTAGGCCACATGGTTGGCATGACATCGCTAGCCGCGGCCATCATTCTGATTCCGGCAGGAATAATGAACGATCGTTTCGGACCTAAGCGTGTCATTTCCTTCGGATTAATATTTACGATTGCGGCTTTAATCGCGCGTTCCTTGATTGAAGTCGAACATGGCATGCTCATTGCCGCATTTCTTGGCGGAATGGCACTCGCTGTTGTTTCGGCCACGATCCTGCCATTCATGGCGAATAACTCTTCGCCGCAGCAGCGCGTTCATCTTTTCAGCCTCAATATGGCGCTTGTTATGCTTGCGAATGTGATCGGTATAGCGCTTGGCGGCGTGTTATGCGACTTCTTTCAATATGTGATCGGGTTTGGTGAAATTCACAGCTTGCGATATACCCTTTTACTCGGCATAGCGATTGCAGCACTTGGTGTTATTCCGATGTCCTTATTCGAAAAAAGCGAGCAAGAGGCCGCACCTACAAACCGCAGGGAATCCGTGAATTGGAAGGTAACGTGGCGAGAAAATCGAACGTCCATTCAGGTCATCGCCATCTTCTGCTTGCTCGGCTTGCTTTCGTCTCTAGGCGGGGGTATGATTGTTCCTTATTTAAATGTCTACTTCGAAGATCGCTTTGAAGCTTCCAAATCTGCGATTGGCATCGTCGTCGCTTTGGGACAAGCTGCCACGGGTGTGGCCTTCTTAATCGGCCCTATGATAGCCAAGCGTTTTGGCGAAGTGAAATCTGTTGTCTATTTGCAGTTAAGCTCGATCCCATTTCTGCTCATTACGGCATTATCGGCGAATTTCTATCTATCTTCAGGGGGATATTTATTCCGACAGGCGCTCATGAACGCAGCAAATCCCTTCTATAATTCGATCAAAATGAGTTATGTGCATCGGTCGCTGCGCGGACTTGCTTCTAGCTCGGGAGAAGCCGTGTTCAACCTAGGCTGGTTTCTCGCGGCACCTGTCAGTACAGGCCTTGTTTTCCGATACGGGAGTTATTTCGGCTACGCGTACGCTTTCTGCATCACGGCTGTTGTCTATTCGGTGATTTCGTTCCTATTCTATTTCTTTTTCGGTAAACAGCGGTTCAAAACTCTTGAATAA
- a CDS encoding helix-turn-helix domain-containing protein, with protein MPFKHIFNRQSVVLTWMISYFVVLLLPVAIGLLLYVESSRTLKDEIQQANDSLLKQVREVMDNQFKAMEQLNFEIMWNVNIQELLYSNKYETHPKDYPYDAYQIARSLSLYKNSYPLIDSFYIYLNKNQSVILPQTVRSSDFAYETLHKSAQFSKSSWESIMTRSNFKGFIPMDRIGDDNSLRKTVAYISTYPIEHDQPLATNVIMIDQSRILGAIQNMEIFNKGHVVILNEQNEVLASNSSTTMPADFPFAKLINTDTNFYFKSSDGEKYEVFNIQSPRSKLKYVSIMSSQVYWQKASHIRNLTYLSMLISLLGGSILTYVFLRRNYNPVRQLVHAFSKKHMLLSRKRYNEFHFIQEAVDSTLIEMADFKSKVEQHRHIVRSHFVEKLLKGKLDGTIPIAEALTTFDMKFDRNAYAVMLLIIDKSETFFERINYSSDEEKWKLLQFIVSNVVEELVSQRHRGYVAEIDDTLACLVNLTVEDGPSSTEELRRIADEAQAFLATTYDLHLTIAISNVYEQITFVPQAFLEALDAMTYKLVMGGREILAYTDLDANRSCDNPTGYYYPMAIEQQFLNALKFGELTEAQHLLHSIIQRNFEESRISISLTKCLLLALVATIMKSLNDTGGMQESFFIRNPKQLDRLLNSKTMPEMEGQLGEMIAQICAYTGAKRQHTNSLTKQKALQQLVEQVNTYIEQNYTDVNLNVSMIGSHFDRKATYLSKLFKDYVGEGLLDRINKVRIEKSKLLLSAKEQTVGDAAYGVGFNDINAYIRVFKKVEGITPGKYKELLDK; from the coding sequence ATGCCATTCAAACATATTTTCAATAGACAGAGTGTTGTGCTTACTTGGATGATTTCATATTTCGTCGTTCTGTTACTCCCTGTAGCGATTGGTCTGCTCCTTTATGTTGAATCCAGTCGGACGCTAAAGGACGAAATTCAACAAGCAAACGACTCTTTATTGAAACAAGTGCGTGAAGTCATGGACAATCAGTTCAAAGCGATGGAGCAGCTGAACTTCGAAATCATGTGGAACGTCAACATTCAAGAGCTGCTCTACTCCAATAAATATGAAACCCATCCCAAAGATTACCCCTATGATGCTTATCAAATTGCACGAAGCTTATCCCTGTACAAAAACTCCTATCCTCTCATCGACTCCTTCTACATCTATCTGAACAAAAACCAGTCTGTCATTCTTCCGCAAACCGTTCGTTCGAGCGATTTTGCTTATGAAACGTTACATAAGAGCGCACAATTTTCGAAATCTTCTTGGGAGTCCATCATGACTCGCAGCAATTTCAAAGGCTTCATTCCGATGGACCGCATTGGCGACGATAATAGTCTGCGGAAGACGGTTGCTTATATCAGCACGTATCCCATCGAACATGATCAACCTCTTGCGACGAACGTCATCATGATCGACCAGTCTCGCATTCTCGGTGCGATTCAGAATATGGAAATATTCAATAAAGGCCATGTCGTCATCCTGAATGAACAGAATGAGGTGCTTGCTTCGAATTCATCAACCACAATGCCTGCTGACTTCCCATTTGCGAAATTGATCAATACCGACACGAACTTTTACTTCAAAAGCTCAGATGGCGAGAAGTACGAAGTATTCAACATTCAATCGCCGCGTTCCAAATTGAAATACGTCTCGATCATGTCGAGTCAAGTGTATTGGCAGAAAGCCTCCCACATCCGCAACCTAACTTACCTGAGTATGCTTATCAGTCTGTTAGGCGGCAGTATCCTCACCTATGTGTTCCTGAGACGAAATTACAATCCCGTTCGGCAGTTGGTCCATGCCTTTTCCAAGAAGCATATGCTGCTTTCACGCAAACGCTATAACGAGTTTCATTTTATCCAAGAGGCTGTCGATAGTACGTTAATTGAAATGGCTGATTTTAAAAGCAAAGTGGAACAGCATCGCCATATCGTGCGATCTCATTTCGTCGAGAAGCTGCTGAAAGGCAAGTTGGACGGTACGATCCCGATCGCCGAGGCCTTAACCACCTTCGATATGAAGTTTGATCGGAATGCCTATGCTGTCATGCTGCTTATTATTGATAAAAGCGAAACGTTTTTCGAACGTATCAACTATTCTTCTGATGAAGAGAAGTGGAAGCTGCTGCAATTTATCGTAAGTAATGTCGTCGAAGAACTTGTGTCCCAGCGACACCGCGGCTATGTGGCCGAAATCGACGATACACTAGCCTGTCTAGTCAATCTAACTGTTGAAGACGGTCCAAGCTCGACCGAAGAGCTGCGACGTATCGCCGATGAAGCACAAGCTTTCCTGGCGACTACGTATGATCTCCATCTCACCATTGCGATAAGTAATGTGTACGAGCAGATTACGTTCGTGCCACAGGCTTTCCTTGAAGCGCTGGATGCGATGACATATAAGCTGGTCATGGGCGGACGCGAAATATTGGCCTATACCGATCTTGATGCGAATCGATCCTGTGATAACCCGACAGGGTATTATTATCCGATGGCCATTGAACAGCAATTTCTGAATGCTTTGAAATTTGGCGAGCTTACAGAAGCTCAGCATCTGCTCCACTCGATTATTCAGAGAAATTTTGAAGAGTCTCGCATCTCAATCTCGTTAACCAAATGTTTGCTGCTCGCTTTGGTTGCCACGATTATGAAAAGTCTGAACGATACTGGCGGCATGCAGGAAAGCTTCTTCATTCGCAACCCGAAACAGCTGGACCGCCTCTTGAATAGTAAAACAATGCCTGAAATGGAGGGACAGCTAGGCGAAATGATCGCGCAGATATGCGCGTATACAGGGGCCAAGCGCCAACATACGAACTCGTTAACGAAGCAGAAAGCGTTGCAGCAGCTCGTCGAGCAAGTAAATACGTATATCGAGCAAAATTACACGGATGTGAACCTGAACGTCTCGATGATCGGCTCGCATTTCGACCGAAAGGCAACGTATTTATCTAAACTTTTCAAAGATTATGTTGGGGAAGGTTTGCTCGATCGGATCAATAAGGTACGCATTGAGAAGTCCAAGCTGTTGCTTTCGGCCAAAGAACAGACAGTTGGAGATGCCGCATATGGTGTCGGCTTTAATGATATTAATGCCTACATCCGTGTTTTTAAGAAAGTGGAAGGCATTACGCCTGGCAAATATAAAGAATTACTCGACAAGTAA